GCTCACATCCATCCCGAACGTCTTGAAGACGAGCTGCGTGAGTTCCACAACGTTCTTGATCTCGTCCTTGAGCTGTTCGTGCGTGCAGTAGATGTGGGCGTCGTCCTGCGTGAACCCACGGACACGGGACAGACCGTTGAGTTCGCCGGACTGTTCGTAACGATACACCGTGCCGAACTCGGCCAAACGCACCGGCAGGTCTCTGTAGGAACGTGGTTTTGACGAATAGATCTGGTGGTGATGCGGACAGTTCATCGGCTTGAGCAGGTACTGCTCGTCCTCCACCGTGATCGGGTCGAACTGCGAATCTGCATAGTACGGATAGTGTCCGGACGTCTTGTAGAGTTCAAGGTTGCCGATATGGGGCGTGATCACTTCCTGATACCCACGCTTCACCTGTTCTTCTCGAAGGAATGCTTCGAGACGTCTGCGCAGGATGGTGCCGTTCGGGAGCCAGACCGGCAAGCCCCCTCCCACCATTGGCGTGATCATATAGATCTCGAGTTCCTTGCCCAGCTTGCGGTGATCTCTGCGTTCGGCTTCTTCTCGTTGTGTGATGAACTCTTCCAGCTGTGCCTTCTTTGGGAAGGCGATGCCATAGATACGCGTGAGCTGCTTGCGCTTCTCATCACCGCGCCAGTAGGCACCCGCAACGGATAGCAACTTCGGATACTTGATGAGTCCGGTCGATGGAACGTGTGTGCCACGGCACAGATCCGTGAATTCGCCTTGACGATAGAACGTGATCTCACTGTCCTTGAGACCCTCAAGGAGTTCGAGCTTGTATTCGTCGCCCTTTTCCGTGAAATAGGCAACGGCATCTCCCCAGTTCATCTCCACGCGCTCATACGGAACATCACGCTTGACGAGTTCCATCATCTTCGCTTCGATCTTCGGCAAGTCTGCAACGCTGAGCTTTACGTCTCCCGGCAGATCAACGTCATAATAGAAACCGGCTTCAATAGGAGGCCCGATGCCGAACTTCACACCCGGATACATGTTCTCCAGAGCTTCCGCCATCAAGTGAGCCGTGGAATGCCAGAAGATCTCCTTGCCTTCGTCGTTATCGAAGGTGACGATGCGGATCGTAGCGTCCATCGTGATCGGACGCGAAAGGTCATACGGCTTGTTGTTGACGTAGATACCAACAGCCACGCGTGCTAGGCCGTCGGAAATGCTCTTGGCGATATCCATGCCGCTCGCACCCATAGGGTACTCCCGCACGTCGCCATTCGGTAGTGTGATGTTGATCATGGACGAAAATACGAGGTTACGGGGTTACGGGGTTACGCAGTTACGTCACTATGTCACTTCGTCACTATGTCACTTCGTCACTATGTCACTTCGTCACTAAGTCTTTACGTCACGTCGTCACTGCTTCGCTCCGGGTACTGTATCCGCGAGCCCTCGTAGAGTTCGAACTCGAGGAGTCTGCACTCCAGGTCTGCGCTCCAGAAGGTGATCCTGCGTTTCGAGCGGAGGCCGATCTCCTTTGCGAGGGAGAAGTTGCCGGTAAAGACGTAGCCAGTGTATCCGCGGAACTTCTGCTTGTAGAGGTCGCCGATCTCGCGGTAGGTGGTACGTAAGGTCCTCTCATCACCGATACGAATGCCGAACTCAGGATTCATGATCACAACTGGTGTGTGTTCGTTATCCGATTCATGGGAAGGGGCTTGTCCGGACGCTGGTGGTGCGATCTCTCTGAAATCGGCTACGGTGAACGAAACGGCAACACCCGCCCGTTTTGCGTTCTCCCGTGCTTGACGGATCACCCGGATATCGTTGTCTGAGCATAGGATCTTGAGATCGATCTTGGTATCTACCTGAGCAATGGCCTCTCTGCGCATTGTTTGCCACACGCGAGGATCAACAGGCAGCAAATGCATGAATCCGAAGCCGTCGCGCATGGAGCCTGGCGGGATCTTTCGGCCGATGAGGGCTGCTTCGATCCCAAGTGTCCCGCTGCCGGTCATGGGGTTGACGAAGGGAAGGTGTGGTGCCCACTTTGTCGACAACACAACGGCCGCTGCTAGAGACTCACGCATCGGTGCCTTGCCGGAACTGATCCGGTATCCTCTGTCGGAAAGGGGCGTGCCCGACGTGTCAACGTAGATCATCAACGTTGCATCATGCCAATAAAGGAACACAACAGACATCGAGGTATCCGGTCCGGAATCGGGACGGATACCGCGGACCGTGCGTATACGATCAACAACAGCGTCCTTGCAACGCATGTTGGCATACATCACATTGTCGATGCTCTTTGTATCAACCGAGCCGATCACGCTCACGTAGCCCTTGGCCGGGATCCACTGGTCCCACTCCACGCTGTTCACGGCCTCATACATTTCATCGGCCGTGTTGGCCTCCCACGCTCCGAGTCGGAACAACACGCGGTGTGCCGTACGAAGCCAAAGGTTTAGTCGGAGACAGTCCTCAAGTGTACCTTCGATCTCAACACCTGACGGATACTCTGCCTTCACAACGTAGCCGAGGTCTTCAAGCTCACGCCGAAGAATGGGAGGAATGTTCCGTGCACAGGTACACAGGATCGTTGACGTGGTGGTTGGCAGGTCAGCCATGAGAGGACTGGAGTGTATCCAGCGAGGTGTTGTTGAACACGGAACGTAACGCCTCAACCAACTCGTCAACATCGTTGCGAGTGATGATGAACGGAGGAACGAATCGTATCACGTTCCCGGCCGTAGCGTTGGCGATCACGCCATGTTCTAGAAGTTTCGGTATGAAGGGGGCTGATTCAACGGAGAGGACGATGCCCTGCATGCAGCCTCGACCGCGTACGTCGCGGACAAGCTCAGGGAATTGACCCTGCAGGGATCGTAGTTGCGTTGTGAGGTAGCTGCCGATCTCTCGCACATGATCTGTCAGGCCGGATGTTACCTCTTCGAGGACAACACTGCCGGCAGCACAAGCAACGGGATTTCCGCCATAGGTTGTTCCGTGCATGCCACGTTCAAAGAGTGCAGCGGCTTCATTCGTAGCGAGAATTGCACCGAGGGGAAGTCCGCCACCTACGGCCTTGGCGATAGTTACGATATCTGGCCGAACGCCATAACGTTCAAACGCGAAGAAGTCGCCCGTGCGTCCAATTCCACTCTGAACTTCGTCGGCGATGACGAGGAAGCCAAACTTCTCCTTGAGTGACCACAATGCAGATATGAACTCCGGTGTGGCCTCTGCAATGCCCCCTTCGCCCTGAAGGAATTCGAGCATCACAGCACAGGTGTTCTCGTCCACTCGAGCTTCGAGTGCATCCACGTCATTGAACGGCAACACGAGAGTGTGTGGGAGGAATGGCCCCATACCGTCCTTGTACAGGGCCTTGTCCATAACGGACAATGCACCATACGTGCGACCATGAAAGCCGCCGGAGAATCCGACCACGTCGTATTTCGCATGGGCACTTCCAAAACGTCGGGCCATCTTAAGAGCCCCTTCAGTTGCCTCTGCACCGGAGTTGCTGAAGAACACCCGCGGATATCCAGAGGCGGCAACCAGTTGCTCTGCAAGACGCACCTGCGGCTCTTGGTAGAACACGTTTGAAACATGCATGTAGCGACGGATCTGTTGCTCCACTGCGGCGATGATCCTAGGATGTGAGTGCCCAAGAGCATTCACGGCTATACCGCCGAGCATATCGAGGTAGGACCGACCATCCAGATCGATGATACGCGTGCCCTCTGCCCTGTCGATGGCGAGCGGAATGCGACGATAGGTCTGAAAGACGACGGCATGCTCACGTTCAATGAGCATGCCGCTAGGTGATGCGGAAAGTTGTGCGTCCATCTATTTAGTGATGATCGTGATCTCAACTCGTCTATTCTGTTGCCTGCCTTCGTCAGTATCGTTCGAGGCAACCGGTTTACGTTCGCCGTAGCCCTTTGGTACAAGGCGAGCCTTGTCGATGTTACCACGCTTTACGATGTAGGTCACAACAGACTCAGCACGCTCTTCGGAGAGGACCTGGTTGTATTGGTCACTCGCAATGGCATCTGTATGTCCGCCGATCTCGATCGTCATACTCGGCGCAGCGATCAACATATCTGTGATGCGATTGAGTTCGGGGAATGACTCCGGACGCAATGTTGCCTTCTTGTAGTCAAAGAAGATGTTGTTGAGTTCGGCCACACTTCCGGCTTCGATCGGAACCAAGAAGAGATCGCGTTTGATCTCCGTGTATTCCGTGAGACCGGAGAGATCGAGATTGTCATTCACAGAGAGGTAGTTCGGAGCAGAAGCACGGAACCCGTACTTGCCACCCGCCGGCAACACGATCTTATAGTTACCGGTGGTAGGTGTGGAACGAGCACGACCAACTTCCTTTCCTTCCGGTAGGATCTCATAAATGATGTCGGCTTCAACCGGCTGATTTGACTTCTTGTTCAACACTCGACCGGAGATAAGCACCACCGGACGTGGTCGAACTTTTTCCGGGAGCCGAATGCGGAATATGTCTCCGGCACCATAGGTGTTGCTGTACGATACGTAGTAGGCATAGTCACCGGAAGCAGGGATCGTGTAGTACAAGTCCCATCCTGCCGTATTGATCGTTGGCCCCAGATTTTCAGGGGGCGACCAATTTGTCCAAGTCGAATCCAAACGGCGAGTAACGAACACATCGAATGCTCCATAGCCCCCTTGACCGTCGGATGCGAAATAGAGCGACGAGTTGTCCGAAGCGATGAATGGAGTTGCCTCATGCCCGAGCGAATTCACAACAATGCCCATGTTCATGGGCTCCGAAAACGTGCTGTCTTCCTGTCGGAAACAAACGTAGAGATCCTTGCCGCCGCGAGAGTCCTTTCGTTCAACCGCAAGGATCAGGGTGCGACTGTCGTTGGCAAAAGAATATTCACCGAACCGGTTGTCGTTGTAAAAATTCTTGATCACAACAGGCTTAGGTACAGACCATCCGTCCGCCGTCCTGTGCGAGATCGCGATGCTTCTTTGCCGGTTCGTAGCGGCACTATATCCGTCTCCGATGATGAGGGTGTTGCCGTCGGGAGTGATTGAGCAGAGATAGTTATTGTCCCTATTGTTCAAGGGGATGCCAACGTTCTTTGCTAAGCCCCATTTCCCATCTGCCTGAAACTCGCTCAACCAAATATCCTGACGTCCACCACCGATGTTTTCCGGTGAATGGCTTCGGCAGAAATACAAGGCGAGTCCGTCCGGGGAGATCACTGGTAGGATGTCGTCATATTGGCCATTGACGTTCGGTCCAACGTTCTGTGGCAGATAGGCAGAGTCCACCACTTGGGCAGATGCCTCGAAGCAGCTTCCCATGCCAAGGACGAAGATGATCGTCAGAATCTTCCGCAGGTGTGTCAAGTCACTTACCCTTCACGATCGAGAACGTGATCTTCTCAAGTGGGCAATCACCGGCATCACGAGGGTTGTTCACGACGATATCGGCTACTTCCATACCACTCACCGCTTCGCCAAATGCTGTGTATTGGTTATCCAACCATGGTGAGTCTGCAACACAAAGGAAGAATTGTCCGCTGAAGCTGTTCGGATCCTGCGTACGAGCGGCCGACAGAACACCGCGAACGTGCTTCTTACTGTTGAACTCGGCAACGACCTTTTCCTTATAGCCACCACTGCCCCACGTGTTGCGTGGTTGGTCCTTGGTGTTCGGATCTCCGCCCTGGATCATGAAGTTGGGGATCACCCGGTGGAAGGCCAAACCGTCATAGAACCCTTCAGCAACACGTGCTTCAAAGAACGCGCAGTGTTTTGGAGCAACATCGGGCCAGAGTTTGATCTCGATCTTGCCGAGTTCCTTATTTCCTTGCATCACCGTCATGATGTACGTCATAGTCTTGACTTCCTTCTTCGTTTCTTTTTGAGCCGACGAATCGGTTGTGGCAAATACACCCATCAAAAGGGCTACTACTGTTAGGCTTGTGATGATCCGCATGTTCTTCTCCGTAAATACCGAATGCTGTTATTTGCGTTGTATGCTGTTGATCGTGATCGGCGAACGTGGGATTCCGTCGGTTTCACCCAGCGGTCCCGGCTCAACATCTGCACTTCCGATCTTTTCAACCACATCCATTCCGTCAACGACGTTGCCAAAAATCGTGTATTGGTACGGAAGTGAAGCGGCTTTCTCGAGACAAATGAAAAATTGACTGGTTGCGCTGTTCGCCACTGGCTTTCGGGCCATGGCTACCACACCCTTGAGATAGCCCCTCCGTGCCGATGGGAGCTGTGGGTCGAGTTCGTCAGTAAGGGGCTTTCCTGACGCTGTAGTGCCCCCTCTGCCCCATTCTGCCCTAGCCTGACTATCACGTGTCTTGGGGTCCCCGGACTGTATCACAAACCCTTGTGAAACTCGGTGGAACAAAATCCCATCGTAGAACTTCTTCGAAACAAGTCCAAGGAAGTTCGCCACGGTGGCAGGCGCATCATCTCCATACAGCTCGATCGTGATCATGCCCATGGAGGTCTTCACCACCACGGTATCCGTGGCAACAACAACGATCTCGGGGACGGTGTCTTGTACGACCGTCTGCTCAGAGGTGGCCGGTGGCGGCTTGAGTTGCTCTAATGCCTCAGGCATGGACTTCTCTTGGGTGCTGCAGCCGGTGAACAGCAGCACGCTTCCAAGGGCGATCCGATAGACAATGAAGACGCTGAGACTGTGGGTTCGGAGATACTTCAACAGGAAGGCAATGGACCAATACCCGCTCACAAGGGCTGCGATCGTAGCCACCGCAAGCTGCAACCCCCCGTTATCGAGTGTTATATGCTTCACCTCATGGGCGAACTCCAATACGCCAGCTGCCAGAACAGCGGGGATGGACAACAAAAAGGAGAATCGAGCAGCATGTTCACGCGTCATACCACGGAAGAGAGCGGCCATGATCGTGGTCCCGCTGCGAGAACTACCCGGGATCAGCGCCAAACACTGAGCTGCACCGACGCTGATCGCATCTACTATCGTGAGATCGGATGTGGTGCGCGTGAATGAAGCAACACGTTCGGCTATCCACAGCAAAGCTGCAACACCAATGAGGCTTGCACCGATGAGATGCAGGTCCTTGGTGAGTGCACCTTCAAGAATGTCCTTGAAGGCCAAGCCAACGATCACAATGGGCAACGTGCCGATGATGACGAACCAGCCGAGTCGCGATTCCGCGCCTTGTTCCCGGAAAGATCTACGCCTAGATCCGAAATTCTCCGTGAACCAGAACCGCAATGTCGTGAGGATATCTGATCGGAAATAGGCGATCACGGCGGCAAGCGTTCCAAGCTGGATAGTGGCCATGAACGCCGTCCACCGCTCAGGATGAGCGGGGTCGATCACGCCAAACGCAGCAGCCGCCACCGTGAGGTGGGCCGTGCTGGACACGGGGATAAACTCCGTGAGCCCCTGAATGAGACCTAGGACAAGTGCAGTAACGAGAGACATCTACGCAAAACTACGACATCAATGGGCTTCATACCACGATGCCCCCTTCCCTGTCTCTACGATCACGGGAACATTCTCGAGAGGAAGCGCCTGTTCCATCTCCTCCTTGGCCACCTTCGTGAGTGCCTCGATCTCGGAAACATGGGCTTCAAAGACGAGTTCGTCGTGTACCTGAAGCATCAATAGGGACCTCAGACCTTCTCGTTGCATACGTTGATGAACGCGGATCATGGCCAGTTTGATCATGTCCGCTGCCGTGCCCTGAATGGGCATGTTGATGGCTGCTCGCTCGGCGGCGGTTCGAAGTCCACGATTGCTGGCATTGATCGTAGGGAAATAGCGTCTGCGCCCTAGCAACGTTGAGGCATATCCTCTTTCTCGGGTAACGGCAACGGTCTCATCGATATAGTTCTTGATCCCGGCATATTTCACAAAGTAGTTCTCGATGATCTGCTGGGCCTCTCCGCGCGGTATGCCAAGACCTTGTGACAGACCGAATGCCCCTTGACCGTACATGATACCGAAGTTTACGGTCTTTGCTACCCGACGTTGATCGCCGGAAACGGCATCGATCGGCACGTCAAAAAGAATGGCTGCTGTAGCAGAATGGATGTCTGCACCGGAGGCAAAGGCCGCGATGAGATTAGGATCCTTGGAAAACGACGCCATGATGCGCAACTCGATCTGTGAGTAGTCCGCAGAGAGGATCACATGATCTGCATGCTGCGGTACAAAAGCCTTGCGGATCTGTTGTCCAAGCTCGGTACGCACAGGAATATTCTGGAGATTCGGGTCCGTTGATGAAAGTCTGCCCGTTGCTGCCACAGTCTGGTTGAACGTGGTGTGAACCCGTCCGGTAGTCGGATTGATCAGGCGAGGAAGAGACTCTACGTAGGTGCTGCGAAGTTTTTCTACCTGACGATAGTCGAGGACCATTTGAGCGATCGGATAGGACTCGGCTAACTCTGTGAGGACACTGGAGTCGGTAGAGTATCCGGTCTTTGTCTTCTTCGATGAAGGAAGCATCAGATCTTCAAAAAGAACTTCTGCAAGCTGTTTAGGAGAGCCCACGGTGAATTCCCGTCCGGCTTCCTTCCAGATCTCTGCCTCAAGGCGCACTGCCTCTGATCTCATGAACTCACCAAGTCCGCCAAGTGCCTTGGTGTCAATGCAGATCCCATTGTTCTCCATCGTTACCAGAACCGGGATGGATGCGAACTCAACCTTCTGGGCAAAGTCCAACAGTCCCTCTTTCTCCAACTCGGGTCTCATGAGATTCGTAAGCTTCAGTGCGAGATCGGCATCCTCTGCGGCGTACTCGGCAACGCGAGCTGCATCAACATCACGCATCGATTTCTGCTGACCCTTTTTCTCACCGATCAACGTGGTGATGGAGATCGGCGCATAATGCAGCCATCGTTCCGAGAGTGCATCGAGGTTGTGCAGCTTATCCGGATCCAACACGTAACTGGCAAGCATCGTGTCAAAGGCCACCGGTGCGACATCTACGCCGTACCTCTTCAGGATCAACATGTCGTATTTCAAGTTCTGTCCGCACTTTCCCACGGATGGGTCGGTAAGCATCGGCTTTACAACAGACAGGACATCGGTAAGGGGCAGGCCATGTCGTTCGGTATGATCTGCAAAGAGTGAACCTGCATTATCAATGGCCGAATCGTCAACATCGATGTAGTAGCCCGTTCCCTCTGCAGCACTCAATGCTATCCCCACGATGGCACACCGCATTGCATCGAGTCCTGTGGTCTCCAGATCTACGGAGAGAAGGGTAGCCCCCTTCAACTCATTCATCATGTCTGAAAGTCCACCCGGCGTATCCACCAAAACGTACGAGTGCTCAACATCACTGAGCTTCTTCAGTCCGTCACTTCGTCCTTCTGTCACTGTGTCACTTCGTCCCTCCGTCCCTCCGTCATTTTGCAGTTGCGTCACTTCGTCATTTCCCTGACCGTATTTGGCGAACTTCCGGCGCAACGTGTGGAAGCCGAGTTCTTCACAGAAGGAATCAAGCGCGGTGATGTCCATTGGTCGACGAACCAGAGCAATACGTTTGGCATCGATCGGTACATCAGTATGGATCGTTACAAGTGTCTTGGAGAGGAAGGCCATGTCCTTGTGTTCTTCAAGCTTCGTTCGAACAGAGACACGCTCTACATCATCAAGGTGTTCATAGAGGTTTTCGAGCGTGCCGAATTGTTCGATGAGGGGGATGGCCGTTTTCTCTCCCACACCCTTCACTCCGGGAACGTTATCGGAACTGTCGCCAATAAGCGCAAGAACGTCGATCACGTGTTCCGGACCCACACCGAACTTGGTCTTAACGCTTGTTGCATCCATCACGTCATATTGTCCTACGTCCTTGCCCGGACGGAGGATCTTCACCTTGTCGTTAACGAGTTGGAAGTAGTCCTTGTCTGATGT
This region of Ignavibacteria bacterium genomic DNA includes:
- the thrS gene encoding threonine--tRNA ligase, yielding MINITLPNGDVREYPMGASGMDIAKSISDGLARVAVGIYVNNKPYDLSRPITMDATIRIVTFDNDEGKEIFWHSTAHLMAEALENMYPGVKFGIGPPIEAGFYYDVDLPGDVKLSVADLPKIEAKMMELVKRDVPYERVEMNWGDAVAYFTEKGDEYKLELLEGLKDSEITFYRQGEFTDLCRGTHVPSTGLIKYPKLLSVAGAYWRGDEKRKQLTRIYGIAFPKKAQLEEFITQREEAERRDHRKLGKELEIYMITPMVGGGLPVWLPNGTILRRRLEAFLREEQVKRGYQEVITPHIGNLELYKTSGHYPYYADSQFDPITVEDEQYLLKPMNCPHHHQIYSSKPRSYRDLPVRLAEFGTVYRYEQSGELNGLSRVRGFTQDDAHIYCTHEQLKDEIKNVVELTQLVFKTFGMDVSTRLSFRDDNEAKYGGDLENWERAQAEIKAVADEMNLEYFIGEGEAAFYGPKIDFIVRDAIGRKWQLGTVQVDYVMPERFNLEYVGADNTKHRPVIIHRAPFGSMERFISILIEHYAGNFPFWLAPTQVSILPIADAHQSFARDLTAEFEKMGLRVHCDLRNEKINRKVAESEQKKIPYALVVGSKEIENDSAAVRIHGEGDKGMMKISEIKALFATLNIPGTHATGT
- a CDS encoding class I SAM-dependent RNA methyltransferase, with the protein product MADLPTTTSTILCTCARNIPPILRRELEDLGYVVKAEYPSGVEIEGTLEDCLRLNLWLRTAHRVLFRLGAWEANTADEMYEAVNSVEWDQWIPAKGYVSVIGSVDTKSIDNVMYANMRCKDAVVDRIRTVRGIRPDSGPDTSMSVVFLYWHDATLMIYVDTSGTPLSDRGYRISSGKAPMRESLAAAVVLSTKWAPHLPFVNPMTGSGTLGIEAALIGRKIPPGSMRDGFGFMHLLPVDPRVWQTMRREAIAQVDTKIDLKILCSDNDIRVIRQARENAKRAGVAVSFTVADFREIAPPASGQAPSHESDNEHTPVVIMNPEFGIRIGDERTLRTTYREIGDLYKQKFRGYTGYVFTGNFSLAKEIGLRSKRRITFWSADLECRLLEFELYEGSRIQYPERSSDDVT
- a CDS encoding acetylornithine/succinylornithine family transaminase encodes the protein MDAQLSASPSGMLIEREHAVVFQTYRRIPLAIDRAEGTRIIDLDGRSYLDMLGGIAVNALGHSHPRIIAAVEQQIRRYMHVSNVFYQEPQVRLAEQLVAASGYPRVFFSNSGAEATEGALKMARRFGSAHAKYDVVGFSGGFHGRTYGALSVMDKALYKDGMGPFLPHTLVLPFNDVDALEARVDENTCAVMLEFLQGEGGIAEATPEFISALWSLKEKFGFLVIADEVQSGIGRTGDFFAFERYGVRPDIVTIAKAVGGGLPLGAILATNEAAALFERGMHGTTYGGNPVACAAGSVVLEEVTSGLTDHVREIGSYLTTQLRSLQGQFPELVRDVRGRGCMQGIVLSVESAPFIPKLLEHGVIANATAGNVIRFVPPFIITRNDVDELVEALRSVFNNTSLDTLQSSHG
- a CDS encoding OmpA family protein, which produces MTHLRKILTIIFVLGMGSCFEASAQVVDSAYLPQNVGPNVNGQYDDILPVISPDGLALYFCRSHSPENIGGGRQDIWLSEFQADGKWGLAKNVGIPLNNRDNNYLCSITPDGNTLIIGDGYSAATNRQRSIAISHRTADGWSVPKPVVIKNFYNDNRFGEYSFANDSRTLILAVERKDSRGGKDLYVCFRQEDSTFSEPMNMGIVVNSLGHEATPFIASDNSSLYFASDGQGGYGAFDVFVTRRLDSTWTNWSPPENLGPTINTAGWDLYYTIPASGDYAYYVSYSNTYGAGDIFRIRLPEKVRPRPVVLISGRVLNKKSNQPVEADIIYEILPEGKEVGRARSTPTTGNYKIVLPAGGKYGFRASAPNYLSVNDNLDLSGLTEYTEIKRDLFLVPIEAGSVAELNNIFFDYKKATLRPESFPELNRITDMLIAAPSMTIEIGGHTDAIASDQYNQVLSEERAESVVTYIVKRGNIDKARLVPKGYGERKPVASNDTDEGRQQNRRVEITIITK
- a CDS encoding peptidylprolyl isomerase; its protein translation is MGVFATTDSSAQKETKKEVKTMTYIMTVMQGNKELGKIEIKLWPDVAPKHCAFFEARVAEGFYDGLAFHRVIPNFMIQGGDPNTKDQPRNTWGSGGYKEKVVAEFNSKKHVRGVLSAARTQDPNSFSGQFFLCVADSPWLDNQYTAFGEAVSGMEVADIVVNNPRDAGDCPLEKITFSIVKGK
- a CDS encoding peptidylprolyl isomerase — encoded protein: MSLVTALVLGLIQGLTEFIPVSSTAHLTVAAAAFGVIDPAHPERWTAFMATIQLGTLAAVIAYFRSDILTTLRFWFTENFGSRRRSFREQGAESRLGWFVIIGTLPIVIVGLAFKDILEGALTKDLHLIGASLIGVAALLWIAERVASFTRTTSDLTIVDAISVGAAQCLALIPGSSRSGTTIMAALFRGMTREHAARFSFLLSIPAVLAAGVLEFAHEVKHITLDNGGLQLAVATIAALVSGYWSIAFLLKYLRTHSLSVFIVYRIALGSVLLFTGCSTQEKSMPEALEQLKPPPATSEQTVVQDTVPEIVVVATDTVVVKTSMGMITIELYGDDAPATVANFLGLVSKKFYDGILFHRVSQGFVIQSGDPKTRDSQARAEWGRGGTTASGKPLTDELDPQLPSARRGYLKGVVAMARKPVANSATSQFFICLEKAASLPYQYTIFGNVVDGMDVVEKIGSADVEPGPLGETDGIPRSPITINSIQRK
- the polA gene encoding DNA polymerase I, producing MRPLILIDGMSLVFRAYHALLRTGMQSPSGEPTFAVFAFTNILTSLLDKHNPDAIAVIFDTPEPTFRHILYDQYKAHRDAFPEDLVPQLQRIKQLIGLMGLEMVEMPGFEADDIVGTICRRESDDGHEILCVTSDKDYFQLVNDKVKILRPGKDVGQYDVMDATSVKTKFGVGPEHVIDVLALIGDSSDNVPGVKGVGEKTAIPLIEQFGTLENLYEHLDDVERVSVRTKLEEHKDMAFLSKTLVTIHTDVPIDAKRIALVRRPMDITALDSFCEELGFHTLRRKFAKYGQGNDEVTQLQNDGGTEGRSDTVTEGRSDGLKKLSDVEHSYVLVDTPGGLSDMMNELKGATLLSVDLETTGLDAMRCAIVGIALSAAEGTGYYIDVDDSAIDNAGSLFADHTERHGLPLTDVLSVVKPMLTDPSVGKCGQNLKYDMLILKRYGVDVAPVAFDTMLASYVLDPDKLHNLDALSERWLHYAPISITTLIGEKKGQQKSMRDVDAARVAEYAAEDADLALKLTNLMRPELEKEGLLDFAQKVEFASIPVLVTMENNGICIDTKALGGLGEFMRSEAVRLEAEIWKEAGREFTVGSPKQLAEVLFEDLMLPSSKKTKTGYSTDSSVLTELAESYPIAQMVLDYRQVEKLRSTYVESLPRLINPTTGRVHTTFNQTVAATGRLSSTDPNLQNIPVRTELGQQIRKAFVPQHADHVILSADYSQIELRIMASFSKDPNLIAAFASGADIHSATAAILFDVPIDAVSGDQRRVAKTVNFGIMYGQGAFGLSQGLGIPRGEAQQIIENYFVKYAGIKNYIDETVAVTRERGYASTLLGRRRYFPTINASNRGLRTAAERAAINMPIQGTAADMIKLAMIRVHQRMQREGLRSLLMLQVHDELVFEAHVSEIEALTKVAKEEMEQALPLENVPVIVETGKGASWYEAH